Proteins encoded together in one Lysinibacillus sp. FSL K6-0232 window:
- the chrA gene encoding chromate efflux transporter, protein MKKTNPTRGFHLLLEILLVSARLGLTSFGGPTAHLGYFHEEYVRRRKWLDEKSYADLVALAQFLPGPASSQVGIGIGIMRGGIVGGILAFLGFTLPSALALILFASVLTGASIDHAGWIHGLKIVAVVVVAHAIIGMAKNLTPDVTRKNIALFALLCTLLWQTAYTQVAVILSAALFGFLLYKQHPKTEEANSQFPISKRASVICLLLFFGLFLLLPIMKSITGSYWVALFNSFYQAGSFVFGGGHVVLPLLEQELVPTGWISEEAFLAGYGVTQAMPGPLFTFASYLGTAMNGWQGGLIATAAIFLPAFLLIVGTLPLWDYLRNNRSIHGAVMGVNAAVVGILISVFYHPIWTSSIAAPLDFALAVILFSMLVYWKLPPWVIVLTGAIGGSLLSLF, encoded by the coding sequence ATGAAAAAAACTAATCCAACTAGAGGCTTCCATCTACTATTAGAAATATTACTTGTTTCAGCACGGCTTGGGCTTACCTCTTTTGGTGGACCAACTGCGCATTTAGGCTATTTTCATGAAGAATATGTACGAAGACGAAAATGGCTGGATGAAAAAAGCTATGCGGATTTAGTAGCTTTAGCACAGTTTTTACCAGGCCCAGCAAGTAGTCAAGTCGGCATCGGTATTGGCATTATGCGAGGCGGTATAGTAGGCGGCATACTAGCCTTTCTTGGTTTTACCTTACCTTCTGCTCTAGCACTTATCCTTTTTGCCTCTGTTCTCACAGGGGCTAGCATTGACCATGCTGGCTGGATACATGGGCTTAAAATTGTAGCAGTTGTAGTAGTGGCGCACGCTATCATCGGTATGGCAAAAAATTTAACGCCTGATGTAACTCGAAAAAACATTGCTTTATTTGCGCTCCTCTGTACGCTTTTATGGCAAACGGCTTATACGCAAGTAGCTGTGATCTTAAGTGCTGCGCTTTTCGGGTTTCTTCTATATAAACAGCATCCTAAAACGGAAGAAGCTAATTCGCAATTCCCTATTTCTAAACGTGCTTCAGTGATATGTCTTCTGCTGTTTTTTGGCTTATTTTTGCTGTTACCGATTATGAAGAGCATAACTGGATCGTACTGGGTTGCTTTATTTAATAGCTTTTATCAAGCTGGCTCTTTCGTTTTTGGTGGTGGGCATGTCGTGTTACCTTTATTAGAGCAGGAGCTTGTGCCAACTGGCTGGATAAGCGAAGAAGCATTTTTAGCAGGCTATGGCGTGACACAGGCAATGCCGGGTCCTCTATTTACTTTCGCTTCTTATTTAGGAACTGCTATGAACGGCTGGCAAGGAGGGTTAATCGCAACAGCTGCCATATTCTTACCCGCCTTTCTCCTGATTGTCGGCACTTTACCGCTTTGGGACTATTTACGCAATAACCGTAGCATTCATGGAGCGGTAATGGGGGTAAATGCGGCAGTTGTAGGTATATTAATCTCTGTCTTTTATCATCCTATTTGGACAAGTTCAATAGCAGCGCCTCTGGATTTTGCATTAGCCGTCATTTTGTTTAGTATGCTTGTCTATTGGAAACTACCACCATGGGTTATCGTGCTTACTGGAGCTATAGGTGGCTCACTATTATCTTTATTTTAA
- a CDS encoding nuclease-related domain-containing protein has protein sequence MIALARQPSDGQKIVEAIIRRLPSTHPEYPYYYEHLQRILAGFAGEQRMDAEWLEIELPYPYYFLHGLQMINRSGSTHQIDTIFLYAHFVLILEIKNITGILSYHAPFSQFTRTTAEGVLESMADPFQQVARHVAWIKSLLQQERLDLPVLSAVVIATKNGILTEGFREQPVFHVTGLRTHLQKWLQQYPQSEKDTKMLFRFAMLLLSMHQKITKELKVPLQDIIKGVLCSRCANGQRLRYHYKKWLCPRCGVEEHNALHRALEDYRLLVGTMLTNKSFYEFFAIDSPNIAYKLLQQLPLKAEGTKRHRKYWITH, from the coding sequence ATGATTGCACTTGCACGACAGCCATCAGATGGACAAAAAATAGTAGAGGCAATCATTCGAAGATTGCCTAGCACGCATCCTGAATACCCATATTATTATGAGCATTTACAGCGCATACTGGCAGGCTTTGCGGGTGAACAGCGCATGGATGCCGAATGGCTGGAAATCGAGTTACCTTACCCATATTATTTTCTTCATGGTCTTCAAATGATAAACCGCTCCGGCTCCACACATCAAATAGATACCATTTTTCTATATGCTCACTTTGTCCTTATTTTAGAGATTAAAAATATAACAGGCATTCTCTCCTATCATGCACCCTTTTCACAGTTTACACGCACAACGGCAGAAGGTGTATTGGAAAGCATGGCCGATCCATTTCAGCAGGTAGCACGACATGTAGCATGGATAAAATCATTACTACAGCAAGAGCGCCTTGACCTGCCTGTTTTGTCTGCTGTTGTTATAGCAACGAAAAACGGAATTTTAACAGAAGGCTTTAGAGAGCAGCCTGTTTTTCATGTAACAGGCTTACGTACACATCTGCAAAAATGGCTGCAACAATATCCGCAATCGGAGAAGGATACAAAGATGCTTTTTCGCTTTGCTATGCTACTGTTGTCGATGCATCAAAAAATAACAAAAGAACTGAAAGTGCCGCTTCAAGATATTATAAAGGGTGTGCTCTGTAGCCGATGTGCCAATGGGCAACGTTTGCGTTATCACTATAAAAAATGGCTTTGCCCGCGCTGTGGAGTAGAAGAACACAATGCATTGCACCGAGCATTAGAGGATTATCGCTTATTAGTTGGAACAATGCTAACCAATAAAAGCTTTTACGAGTTTTTTGCTATTGATTCTCCAAATATAGCCTATAAATTATTACAGCAGCTTCCTTTAAAAGCAGAGGGCACTAAAAGACATCGAAAATATTGGATTACACATTAA
- a CDS encoding MarR family winged helix-turn-helix transcriptional regulator produces the protein MTIEQDFFNQYRLMYRPFIKQLNVQLEPYQLYSSQWAVLRFLRDNGPHSFVEIANFMAIEKPSVTKLVHKLIELGYVETATGKDKREKLVRLSPYGEELVQKIQLQLQPFFEQALAGVAKQDIDIATQVLAKICMNINQ, from the coding sequence GTGACGATTGAGCAGGATTTTTTTAATCAGTACCGTTTGATGTACAGACCTTTTATTAAACAGCTGAATGTTCAGCTTGAACCATACCAGCTATATAGCTCGCAATGGGCGGTGCTGCGCTTCTTAAGAGATAATGGGCCGCATTCTTTTGTGGAAATTGCTAATTTTATGGCGATTGAGAAGCCGAGTGTGACAAAGCTTGTTCATAAATTGATCGAGCTAGGCTATGTGGAAACAGCGACAGGCAAGGATAAGCGTGAAAAGCTTGTGCGTTTATCGCCATATGGGGAGGAGCTTGTGCAGAAAATTCAACTACAGCTACAACCATTTTTTGAGCAGGCATTAGCAGGAGTGGCAAAGCAGGATATTGACATTGCCACACAAGTTTTAGCGAAAATTTGTATGAATATCAATCAATAG
- a CDS encoding cytosine permease, translated as MKNDNNVQSWYSLGIIWAGAMICIPSLLVGNALITNMSLPKALAVALVGYAIVVFIMVLQGMQSSDLAKPTVHIAGQVFGKKGSRTILSIILSIACLGWFGIQANVCGVALANLLAAYNLTIPVPLASLMSGLVMVVSAMYGMKVLRVLSYIAVPILVIICIYGLVQTLTGDQLQLIRSYEPQGTMSFMDGLAVTIGSFALGAVIAGDYSQFSKKRSDVFKAATLGIIPAGVLMIGVGAVLTIAYQTSDLTAVFLHIATPFIGGVALILATWKTNLVNAISGGIALINVFDIAKKKEKIAIGVAGTIGTVLAVIGILNYFTPIMSILSAMIPPVAGVMIASYWVIHKGNKASWQEVEGVNRLGVFSWLVGAVIACLPVVFSLFPELPALPNNPMIGIIISFILYYIGYRISAQKTVVLEEQQ; from the coding sequence ATGAAAAACGACAATAACGTTCAATCTTGGTATAGCCTAGGTATTATTTGGGCTGGGGCTATGATCTGTATTCCCAGCTTATTAGTAGGAAACGCACTTATTACTAATATGAGCTTACCAAAGGCACTTGCTGTTGCTTTGGTCGGCTATGCCATTGTGGTTTTTATTATGGTCTTGCAGGGCATGCAAAGCAGTGATTTGGCAAAGCCAACCGTTCATATTGCTGGACAAGTATTTGGCAAAAAAGGCTCTCGTACCATTTTATCTATTATTTTAAGCATTGCTTGTTTAGGGTGGTTTGGGATTCAGGCAAATGTTTGTGGGGTTGCACTTGCCAATTTATTAGCAGCCTATAATTTGACGATCCCCGTACCGCTTGCATCATTAATGAGCGGGCTAGTAATGGTTGTATCTGCTATGTATGGTATGAAGGTGCTACGTGTTTTAAGCTATATTGCCGTACCTATTTTAGTTATTATTTGTATTTATGGTCTAGTCCAAACATTAACAGGTGATCAACTGCAATTAATTCGTAGCTATGAGCCACAGGGCACGATGAGCTTTATGGATGGGCTAGCAGTAACAATTGGCTCCTTTGCATTGGGGGCAGTGATCGCAGGCGATTATTCGCAATTTTCCAAAAAGCGCTCAGATGTTTTTAAGGCTGCTACCTTAGGAATTATTCCTGCGGGTGTGCTGATGATTGGCGTAGGAGCTGTATTAACAATTGCTTATCAAACAAGTGATTTAACAGCCGTATTTTTGCATATTGCTACACCGTTTATTGGTGGCGTTGCTTTAATTTTAGCGACATGGAAAACAAACTTAGTCAATGCGATTTCAGGAGGCATTGCGCTTATTAATGTTTTTGATATTGCTAAAAAGAAAGAAAAAATTGCAATTGGCGTTGCAGGAACAATTGGCACAGTTTTAGCGGTGATTGGCATTTTAAACTACTTTACACCGATTATGTCGATTTTATCAGCGATGATTCCACCTGTTGCAGGGGTAATGATTGCTTCATATTGGGTGATTCATAAAGGCAATAAGGCGAGCTGGCAGGAGGTAGAGGGTGTGAATCGATTAGGCGTCTTCTCTTGGCTTGTAGGGGCAGTGATAGCTTGCTTACCTGTTGTCTTCTCTTTATTCCCTGAGTTACCAGCATTACCGAATAATCCGATGATTGGTATTATTATTTCCTTTATTCTTTACTATATTGGGTATCGTATATCCGCACAAAAAACGGTCGTACTGGAGGAACAGCAATGA
- a CDS encoding hydantoinase/oxoprolinase family protein — protein MYKIGIDVGGTNTDAILLDHDSQLIYSVKSPTSLDIKSGIEQALQELLRGANIDKTKITHAMLGTTQCTNAIVERKKLAKVGVIRLGYPATASVLPYTAWPRDMIDTLSGQYVIAHGGYEYDGQLLSALDKEEITKLLAEWHDQVESIAIVGVFSSIKNDQELQVRQWIQEIYGTDFPISCSSLIGSVGLIERENATILNAALCKVIDTTTQGFVQALQAEGISNVEVYLCQNDGTLMSIDYAKQFPILTIACGPTNSIRGASYLSQIQNTMVLDVGGTTSDIGVLQDGFPRESSVAVEVGDIRTNFRMPDIISVGLGGGSIVRVQDDNITVGPDSVGYRINEEALVFGGSTLTTTDIAVRLGLADVGDPQLVAHIDEAFAKAVQEEIASLLEQAIDKMKTSSEDVSLVLVGGGSIIVPEKIKGVSRIVKSEYGGVANAIGASIAQISGQYEQIYIYARESREDSLKDAQSKAVKQAVLAGAIEESIELVEVEEVPLAYHPENATRLKVKVVGHMV, from the coding sequence ATGTATAAAATTGGAATTGATGTAGGTGGAACAAATACGGATGCCATCCTTTTAGACCATGATAGTCAGTTAATTTACAGTGTAAAATCACCAACAAGCCTAGATATCAAATCAGGCATTGAGCAAGCATTGCAGGAGCTGCTACGGGGTGCAAATATTGATAAAACAAAAATTACCCATGCCATGCTAGGCACAACGCAATGTACAAATGCGATTGTAGAGCGTAAAAAATTAGCAAAGGTCGGTGTGATTCGACTAGGCTATCCAGCAACAGCCTCTGTACTTCCTTATACAGCATGGCCAAGGGATATGATTGATACATTATCAGGGCAATATGTGATTGCACATGGCGGCTATGAATATGATGGTCAATTACTAAGTGCGCTTGATAAGGAGGAAATTACAAAGCTATTAGCAGAATGGCACGATCAAGTAGAGTCAATTGCGATTGTGGGTGTCTTTTCTTCTATTAAAAATGACCAAGAATTACAGGTTCGCCAATGGATACAGGAGATATATGGTACGGACTTTCCTATTTCCTGCTCTTCATTAATTGGCTCTGTTGGCTTAATTGAGCGTGAAAATGCAACAATTTTAAATGCTGCTTTGTGTAAGGTAATTGATACAACGACACAGGGCTTTGTGCAAGCACTACAGGCGGAGGGAATTTCAAATGTAGAGGTCTATCTCTGTCAAAATGATGGCACATTAATGTCCATTGATTATGCCAAGCAGTTCCCGATTTTAACAATTGCCTGTGGACCAACAAATAGTATACGTGGTGCATCGTATTTATCCCAAATTCAAAATACAATGGTGCTAGATGTCGGTGGCACAACCTCCGATATTGGTGTATTGCAGGATGGCTTTCCACGAGAATCCTCTGTTGCCGTGGAGGTAGGGGATATTCGTACAAACTTTAGAATGCCTGATATCATTTCGGTTGGTCTTGGTGGCGGCAGTATTGTGCGTGTACAGGATGATAACATTACGGTAGGGCCAGATAGTGTTGGCTATCGCATTAATGAGGAGGCACTTGTTTTTGGTGGCTCTACATTAACAACAACAGATATTGCTGTGCGACTAGGCTTGGCAGACGTTGGTGATCCTCAATTAGTGGCACATATTGATGAAGCCTTTGCCAAGGCTGTGCAGGAGGAAATCGCTAGCTTACTAGAGCAGGCCATTGATAAAATGAAAACCTCCTCAGAGGATGTATCGCTTGTATTAGTCGGTGGTGGCAGTATTATTGTCCCTGAGAAAATCAAAGGCGTTTCCCGTATTGTGAAGTCAGAATATGGCGGCGTAGCCAATGCCATTGGTGCATCCATCGCCCAAATTAGCGGCCAATACGAGCAAATTTATATTTATGCAAGAGAATCTCGTGAGGATTCCCTCAAGGATGCCCAAAGCAAAGCCGTTAAACAGGCTGTTTTAGCAGGCGCAATCGAGGAATCAATTGAGCTTGTGGAGGTGGAGGAAGTCCCACTTGCCTACCACCCAGAAAACGCTACACGCTTAAAGGTGAAAGTGGTTGGGCACATGGTTTAA
- a CDS encoding PucR family transcriptional regulator: MMEKSVMKHGVTVKDLLQLPSFRGAEVLTGQDNLHRTVSSLSVLEVSNVDFYSKIVNRVQEEWYAEELVISSFYSIRDSVEKQCETIQHLHDLGELGLILYYVGIVLPDIPEEVLALAEEQGFIIICMPRNDYSLRYNEVIYEVMEAIVNNESVNDHFVQETLEKVSLLPEHLRSVEITLKMLSDRLKVNIVLTTSHFDIMNQVMWPRNSTLDVVDVIATCAEAYTHREAGKLAVEKRDVSCVVEYKRLQQKNGEPLFLFLIKENTKLPTKTMEKVSEVVQVAINLWGDKHDEVSEYALVKAIINDESEKMRRLANRLQIDVSAIQMMWLVYIHDLADEKSIREELEGQLSTYYQTRVIQCIDHCIIVLLGNCLYKHHEFDIAVEYSETTMYDAQLAKIVYAPKMKSTKTVRQMYQLVNQVGDKAQTIYPMRKLFTAAEVRSMKRAIDVSTQGEAMLEDYLMVIEPILHDADSLQTLIAFLLDANGSVERCAELLYIHKNTVKYRIKKISELLGTDITAYSEFYDVYMACMLYRLIND; this comes from the coding sequence ATGATGGAAAAGTCGGTGATGAAACATGGGGTAACGGTCAAGGATTTACTACAATTGCCCTCCTTTCGAGGAGCAGAGGTGTTAACGGGTCAGGATAATTTGCATCGCACGGTATCTTCATTATCTGTACTAGAGGTATCGAATGTTGATTTTTACTCTAAAATTGTCAATCGTGTACAGGAGGAATGGTATGCGGAGGAGCTTGTTATTAGCTCGTTTTATTCCATTCGCGATAGTGTGGAGAAGCAATGTGAAACGATTCAGCATTTACATGATTTAGGGGAGCTTGGACTGATTTTATATTATGTAGGAATTGTGCTGCCTGATATTCCTGAGGAGGTTCTTGCTTTAGCAGAGGAGCAAGGCTTTATTATTATTTGTATGCCAAGAAATGATTACTCCTTGCGCTATAATGAGGTCATTTATGAGGTGATGGAGGCAATTGTTAACAATGAGAGCGTCAATGATCATTTTGTTCAGGAAACATTAGAAAAGGTATCCTTGTTGCCTGAGCATTTAAGAAGTGTGGAAATTACGCTAAAAATGCTATCGGATCGCTTAAAGGTCAATATTGTGCTAACAACTAGCCATTTTGATATTATGAACCAAGTGATGTGGCCTAGAAATTCCACATTGGATGTGGTGGATGTTATTGCTACATGTGCTGAAGCATATACGCACCGAGAAGCAGGCAAGCTGGCAGTGGAAAAAAGGGATGTTTCCTGTGTTGTGGAATATAAGCGTTTACAGCAAAAAAATGGTGAGCCACTTTTCTTATTTTTAATTAAGGAAAATACGAAGCTACCTACGAAAACAATGGAAAAGGTTAGTGAGGTTGTGCAAGTAGCCATTAATTTATGGGGAGATAAGCATGATGAGGTGAGTGAGTATGCCCTTGTAAAGGCGATTATTAATGATGAAAGTGAAAAAATGCGAAGATTGGCTAACCGCCTGCAGATTGATGTTTCTGCCATTCAAATGATGTGGCTTGTTTATATCCACGATTTGGCGGATGAAAAAAGCATTCGAGAGGAGTTAGAGGGACAGCTTTCCACCTATTATCAAACAAGGGTAATTCAATGTATCGACCATTGTATTATTGTGCTATTAGGCAATTGCTTGTATAAGCATCATGAGTTTGATATTGCGGTGGAATATAGCGAAACAACGATGTATGATGCACAGCTTGCCAAAATTGTCTATGCGCCAAAAATGAAAAGCACAAAAACCGTAAGGCAAATGTATCAATTGGTCAATCAAGTAGGCGACAAGGCACAGACCATTTATCCGATGCGTAAATTATTTACAGCCGCGGAAGTGCGGTCAATGAAGCGGGCAATTGATGTCAGCACACAGGGCGAGGCAATGCTTGAGGATTATTTAATGGTGATTGAGCCTATTTTGCATGATGCGGATTCCTTGCAAACCTTAATTGCCTTTTTACTTGATGCAAATGGCAGTGTAGAGCGCTGTGCGGAGCTGCTCTATATTCATAAAAATACGGTGAAATATCGCATTAAAAAAATTAGTGAGCTGCTTGGGACAGATATTACAGCTTACTCGGAATTTTATGATGTTTATATGGCTTGTATGCTGTATCGATTGATTAATGATTAG
- a CDS encoding DUF917 domain-containing protein, translating to MRYLDQAAIEHIAIGAAFLGTGGGGDPYIGKLMALSAIEKNGPVKLYSVDEVADDDFFIPAAMMGAPSVLIEKFPRGDEFVKVFQKLAQYLGKDKIAGTYPMEAGGVNSMIPIVVAAQLGLPLIDCDGMGRAFPELQMVTFHLDGISATPMAITDEKGNIGIFETIDNKWTERIARSATVEMGASSLVSLYPTTGAQIKQSGVHHIITLSEQIGAIIASKDQEVNDKLESLLTLVKGYELFQGKIVDVIRETKGGFNLGKMVLEGIDTYKADEMKVHFQNENLIAEKNEQVVAMTPDLICLVDYETLQPVTTESLKYGKRVRVIGLPAHEKWRTAKGIETAGPKYFGYDYDYTPIEEMVKKGEAEHV from the coding sequence ATGAGATATTTAGATCAAGCAGCTATTGAACATATTGCGATTGGCGCAGCATTTCTAGGAACAGGTGGAGGTGGTGATCCATATATTGGCAAGCTAATGGCACTTTCCGCTATTGAAAAAAATGGTCCTGTCAAGCTATATTCAGTCGATGAAGTGGCAGATGATGACTTTTTTATTCCAGCAGCGATGATGGGTGCACCATCCGTACTAATTGAAAAATTCCCGCGTGGCGATGAATTTGTCAAGGTTTTTCAAAAGCTTGCCCAATATTTAGGTAAGGATAAAATTGCTGGCACATATCCTATGGAGGCGGGCGGTGTCAATTCTATGATTCCGATTGTTGTAGCAGCACAGCTAGGCTTACCATTAATTGATTGTGATGGCATGGGACGCGCATTCCCAGAGCTGCAAATGGTAACCTTCCACCTTGATGGTATTTCCGCAACACCAATGGCGATTACAGATGAAAAAGGTAATATTGGTATTTTTGAAACCATTGATAATAAATGGACAGAGCGCATAGCACGATCAGCTACTGTTGAGATGGGGGCTAGCTCCTTAGTAAGCTTGTATCCAACAACAGGCGCGCAAATTAAGCAAAGTGGTGTGCATCATATTATTACACTATCTGAGCAAATCGGTGCAATTATTGCTTCTAAAGATCAGGAGGTAAATGATAAGCTAGAGAGCCTGCTTACGCTTGTAAAAGGATACGAGCTATTCCAAGGAAAAATTGTCGATGTTATTCGTGAAACAAAGGGCGGCTTTAACCTTGGAAAAATGGTGCTAGAGGGTATTGATACGTATAAAGCAGACGAAATGAAGGTTCATTTCCAAAATGAAAATTTAATTGCAGAGAAAAACGAGCAGGTTGTTGCAATGACACCAGATTTAATTTGCTTGGTGGATTATGAAACATTACAGCCTGTTACAACAGAAAGCTTAAAATATGGTAAACGTGTGCGTGTAATTGGCTTACCAGCGCATGAAAAATGGCGTACAGCTAAGGGCATTGAAACGGCAGGTCCAAAATACTTTGGCTATGACTATGACTACACGCCAATTGAGGAAATGGTGAAAAAGGGGGAAGCAGAGCATGTATAA
- a CDS encoding MFS transporter, with protein sequence MEATQQKLWTKDFLIVSLINFTITLIFYLLMVTIAAYAVEHFHASTSTAGLVSSIFIIGTLFGRLGTGRIIGDWGSKKTLFIGLLLFMLSTMSYFIAGNLPLLMLNRLVQGIALGVASTATGTIIAQILPPERRGEGIGYYSLSAILATAIGPFIGILLTQLFEDYRMIFAVDSVLAIICFFMYFVVTVPDAPKNVKHTAVKAGFKVTSFIEMRAVPIAFVALVIGFAYSGVMSYMTFYAKELHLVTAGSYFFIIYAIVILATRPFTGKLLDTKGGNIVIYPCLVIFAIGMYAFSSATTTIAFFIAAACIGIGYGNFNSAAQAIAIKVTPHERLGLATSTYFIFFDLGLGVGPYVLGLFVPIIGYSAIFFAMVFVIVLSIVLYYFLYGKHENLKQAEIS encoded by the coding sequence GTGGAAGCAACACAACAGAAATTATGGACAAAGGATTTTTTAATTGTTTCATTAATTAATTTTACGATTACATTAATTTTTTACTTATTAATGGTGACGATTGCTGCTTATGCGGTGGAGCATTTTCATGCCTCTACAAGTACAGCAGGGCTTGTATCAAGTATTTTTATTATTGGGACGCTTTTTGGACGTCTTGGGACAGGACGGATTATTGGCGATTGGGGCAGTAAAAAGACATTATTTATTGGCTTACTATTATTTATGCTGTCAACGATGTCTTATTTTATAGCAGGCAATTTGCCACTGTTGATGTTAAATCGCTTAGTACAAGGGATTGCGCTTGGAGTGGCAAGTACAGCAACAGGGACAATTATTGCGCAAATTTTACCACCTGAACGCCGTGGGGAGGGCATTGGCTATTATAGCTTAAGCGCGATTTTAGCGACAGCGATTGGTCCATTTATTGGCATTTTATTAACCCAGCTATTTGAGGATTATCGGATGATTTTTGCAGTGGATTCAGTATTAGCAATTATTTGCTTTTTTATGTACTTTGTTGTGACAGTTCCAGATGCACCGAAAAATGTGAAGCATACGGCTGTGAAGGCTGGCTTTAAAGTAACGAGCTTTATTGAAATGCGCGCTGTACCAATTGCTTTTGTAGCGCTGGTAATTGGCTTTGCTTATTCTGGTGTTATGTCGTATATGACGTTTTACGCAAAAGAGCTGCATCTTGTAACAGCAGGTAGTTATTTCTTTATTATTTATGCCATTGTGATTTTAGCGACACGTCCCTTTACAGGAAAATTACTAGATACTAAAGGTGGTAATATTGTTATTTATCCGTGCTTGGTGATTTTTGCCATCGGTATGTATGCCTTTAGTTCAGCGACAACAACGATTGCCTTTTTCATTGCTGCTGCTTGTATTGGGATAGGCTATGGTAATTTTAACTCCGCTGCGCAGGCAATTGCAATTAAGGTGACGCCACATGAGCGATTAGGACTTGCAACATCCACTTATTTTATCTTTTTTGATTTAGGTTTAGGTGTTGGGCCTTATGTATTAGGCTTATTCGTACCAATAATCGGCTACAGTGCCATTTTCTTTGCAATGGTTTTTGTTATTGTACTGTCCATTGTGCTTTATTATTTCTTGTACGGAAAGCATGAAAATTTGAAACAAGCGGAAATTTCGTAG
- a CDS encoding pentapeptide repeat-containing protein codes for MSNDASIGITTRKSLQADCQNCFGLCCTALNIVASSDFAIHKPAGKPCPNLQEDYRCRIHHELRDTGFKGCTVFDCLGAGQHVSQMTFQGQDWRQSRKHAEKMFQVFPIMEQLYEMIAYVAEALSYKVDKSLYKQLLAQLEQLQQLIACDADALLALDIVTIRMPVNALLLQTSEYIRLQKKPSKKLNQRGADWMGKNLKGKDLRATDLRGSYLIAANLQNADLREVDFIGADLRDANLCGADLSTSMFLTQMQINAAQGDHATKLPSYIKRPAHWQ; via the coding sequence ATGTCTAACGATGCATCCATCGGTATAACTACCCGAAAAAGCTTACAGGCAGATTGCCAAAATTGTTTTGGCTTATGCTGTACAGCTTTAAATATTGTCGCTTCCAGTGACTTTGCAATACATAAACCAGCGGGCAAGCCATGTCCAAATTTGCAGGAGGACTATCGCTGTCGTATTCATCATGAGCTAAGAGATACAGGCTTTAAGGGCTGTACAGTTTTTGACTGCTTAGGAGCAGGGCAGCATGTTTCACAAATGACATTTCAAGGGCAGGATTGGCGACAGTCGCGCAAACATGCTGAGAAGATGTTTCAGGTTTTCCCGATTATGGAGCAGCTTTATGAAATGATTGCCTATGTAGCTGAGGCATTATCCTATAAGGTGGACAAGTCGCTTTATAAGCAGCTTTTAGCCCAATTGGAACAGCTCCAGCAACTAATAGCATGCGATGCAGATGCCCTCCTAGCACTCGATATTGTCACTATCCGTATGCCAGTGAACGCACTGCTGCTGCAAACAAGCGAATATATTCGTTTACAGAAAAAGCCCTCTAAAAAGTTGAATCAGCGCGGAGCCGATTGGATGGGGAAAAATTTAAAGGGCAAGGATTTACGTGCTACTGACCTAAGAGGTAGCTATTTAATTGCTGCAAATCTACAAAATGCTGATTTACGTGAGGTAGATTTTATTGGGGCTGACTTACGAGATGCTAATTTGTGTGGGGCTGATTTATCCACTAGTATGTTTTTAACACAAATGCAAATCAATGCTGCACAAGGGGATCATGCTACGAAATTACCTTCTTATATAAAGCGCCCTGCACACTGGCAGTGA
- a CDS encoding DUF4830 domain-containing protein, translating into MIRNFILLVSCLLLLAACSSQNIDKEHLAYIENLGWTIQSFGSTEQVTLALASETIASYKDATINFMEAYIGKEVTVTSYTLKEKDPENDHLIVYIYEYQGEIIGAVGKIPNATPGIFNPANKEELAI; encoded by the coding sequence ATGATAAGAAATTTCATACTTCTTGTAAGCTGTCTTTTGCTACTAGCTGCCTGCTCCTCTCAAAATATCGACAAGGAACATCTTGCATATATAGAAAATTTAGGATGGACGATTCAATCATTTGGCTCAACTGAGCAGGTAACACTGGCATTAGCATCTGAAACGATCGCCAGCTACAAAGACGCTACGATTAACTTTATGGAAGCGTATATTGGAAAAGAGGTAACAGTCACAAGCTATACACTAAAAGAGAAAGATCCTGAAAACGATCATCTCATTGTATATATCTATGAGTATCAAGGAGAAATAATTGGCGCTGTCGGAAAAATACCGAATGCAACACCAGGTATATTTAACCCTGCCAATAAAGAAGAGCTAGCAATATAG